The following proteins come from a genomic window of Gimesia sp.:
- a CDS encoding SUMF1/EgtB/PvdO family nonheme iron enzyme codes for MSFPALPQIEIEQKLLAVVSETLDIPLKKLSLDDRIIEDLRADSLDLTELMMSLEDAFQITIPYDLSDPIHKEIFTRQPFRLCDLVELVTLQMGTRAVPRANWFRQPATQPGKGQRVPFTQLDGIGKRSALTEPDLFVPLDSTRPCTMWRRRTDGMRCIHIPADTVLLGSDTPTANPDERPLHEGELDSFLIDAEPVSTTAYCRFLNSIGQLPESFLTDWFVLDPEDDRDEHMLIQHTSSYGWQPLLGTETWPMILVSWYGANAYSLWANNRLWSNYRDEANDPEGSFLPTEAQWEYAARGATPRVYPWGDAAPTPEKLRAGLHRQKSDYTAQTLPLAAVNEELGMSPFGLHHMAGNVWQWCRDWYDESFYQHPEATEPNAWNHHPTRVRSERGGSWVGPNLLCRSSYRRGRPPIARGRCLGFRCVSSVSDLPAAHP; via the coding sequence ATGTCGTTTCCCGCATTACCCCAGATCGAAATCGAACAGAAACTCCTGGCCGTCGTCTCCGAGACATTGGACATTCCTCTGAAAAAACTCTCGCTGGATGATCGCATCATTGAAGATCTGCGTGCCGACAGTCTGGACCTGACGGAACTCATGATGAGCCTGGAAGACGCGTTTCAGATCACGATTCCCTATGATCTCAGCGATCCCATCCATAAAGAGATCTTCACCCGCCAGCCGTTTCGACTCTGTGACCTGGTGGAACTGGTAACCCTGCAGATGGGAACGCGTGCTGTACCTCGTGCCAACTGGTTTCGTCAACCAGCCACTCAACCCGGGAAGGGACAGCGCGTCCCTTTCACTCAACTGGATGGCATCGGCAAACGGTCTGCACTGACGGAACCCGACTTGTTCGTCCCCCTGGATTCCACGCGTCCCTGTACCATGTGGCGCAGACGCACCGATGGCATGCGCTGCATCCACATTCCAGCCGATACCGTATTATTGGGCAGCGACACTCCCACAGCCAACCCCGATGAACGCCCCCTGCATGAGGGGGAACTCGATTCCTTTCTGATCGACGCCGAACCGGTCTCGACCACCGCCTACTGTCGCTTTCTGAACTCCATCGGTCAGCTCCCCGAATCGTTCCTGACCGACTGGTTTGTCCTCGATCCGGAAGATGACCGAGACGAGCATATGTTGATTCAGCATACCTCATCCTACGGCTGGCAGCCACTGCTCGGCACAGAAACCTGGCCGATGATTCTGGTCTCCTGGTATGGCGCGAACGCCTATTCGCTCTGGGCCAACAATCGGCTCTGGAGCAACTACCGCGACGAAGCCAACGATCCCGAGGGAAGTTTTCTCCCCACCGAAGCCCAATGGGAATACGCGGCCCGCGGCGCCACTCCGCGTGTCTATCCCTGGGGTGATGCAGCCCCCACCCCGGAAAAACTGCGCGCCGGCCTGCATCGGCAGAAATCGGATTACACAGCCCAGACGCTCCCCCTGGCTGCTGTCAATGAAGAGTTGGGCATGTCCCCCTTCGGCCTGCATCACATGGCGGGCAACGTCTGGCAATGGTGCCGCGACTGGTACGACGAATCTTTCTACCAGCACCCCGAGGCGACAGAGCCGAATGCCTGGAATCACCATCCCACACGCGTCCGCAGCGAACGGGGCGGCAGCTGGGTCGGCCCGAACCTTCTCTGCCGCAGTTCCTATCGCCGGGGCCGCCCCCCCATCGCCCGCGGCCGCTGCCTCGGCTTCCGCTGCGTCAGCTCGGTTAGTGATCTGCCTGCAGCGCATCCCTGA
- a CDS encoding pyridoxamine 5'-phosphate oxidase family protein has protein sequence MHSVPSDIAFTESVKALQSRNGSRSQYARMEQGSGWQTKITDDLQDFLSHLDMFYLGTASRTGQPYIQYRGGNPGFLKVLDESTLGFADFAGNRQFITLGNLSENPQAFLFLIDYVHRRRVKIWGTARVVEDDAELLTHLHDPTYPGRVERAILFTISAWDVNCPQHIHPRLPQQEILPLLEQLREENRQLKTELARLQSQPESSQ, from the coding sequence ATGCACTCGGTTCCCAGCGATATCGCCTTTACTGAATCAGTCAAAGCATTACAGTCCCGCAACGGTTCCCGCTCCCAGTATGCCCGGATGGAACAGGGGTCAGGCTGGCAGACGAAAATAACCGACGATCTGCAGGACTTTCTGTCGCACCTCGATATGTTTTACCTGGGTACAGCCAGCCGCACCGGGCAGCCTTACATTCAGTATCGGGGCGGTAATCCCGGCTTTCTCAAAGTCCTCGACGAGTCCACACTCGGCTTTGCCGACTTCGCGGGCAACCGTCAGTTCATTACCCTGGGGAATCTCTCAGAGAACCCGCAGGCCTTTCTGTTCCTGATCGATTACGTCCACCGTCGCCGCGTCAAAATCTGGGGCACGGCGCGCGTCGTGGAAGACGACGCAGAACTGCTGACGCATCTGCACGACCCCACATACCCGGGACGGGTCGAACGGGCCATCCTGTTTACGATCTCAGCCTGGGACGTCAACTGCCCGCAGCACATCCATCCTCGTCTGCCCCAGCAGGAGATCCTGCCACTGCTCGAACAGCTGCGCGAAGAAAACCGCCAGCTCAAAACAGAACTGGCCCGACTCCAGTCGCAACCGGAATCAAGCCAGTAA
- a CDS encoding TetR/AcrR family transcriptional regulator, which produces MNKTPRASSARKRIVETAERLFYAEGIRAVGIDRVIAEAGVAKMTLYNHFASKDDLVLAVLKYREEQFDLYIKQRMMEHQSAGLKPLRAFFAALKDWFECPDYRGCAFINATSELADSNPAATEFCAEHKRRFKQQLTDIIIESEGDQAGAVAPAISVLVEGAIVTSASEGNSEAAEIAEAAAFQLIAGVLSQ; this is translated from the coding sequence ATGAATAAGACACCCAGAGCATCCAGTGCCCGCAAACGCATCGTCGAAACAGCCGAAAGACTGTTTTATGCAGAGGGTATCCGCGCCGTCGGCATCGACCGGGTGATCGCAGAAGCGGGTGTCGCCAAGATGACACTCTACAATCATTTTGCATCCAAGGACGACCTCGTCCTGGCGGTGCTGAAATATCGGGAGGAACAATTTGACCTGTATATCAAACAACGGATGATGGAACATCAGTCAGCCGGCTTGAAACCGCTGCGTGCCTTCTTCGCTGCCTTAAAAGACTGGTTCGAATGTCCGGATTACCGTGGGTGTGCTTTCATCAACGCCACCTCGGAACTGGCTGACTCGAACCCGGCGGCAACCGAATTCTGTGCCGAGCATAAACGTCGTTTCAAACAGCAACTGACTGACATCATCATCGAGTCCGAAGGAGACCAGGCCGGGGCAGTCGCACCCGCGATTTCCGTCCTCGTCGAAGGGGCCATCGTCACCTCAGCCAGCGAAGGAAATTCCGAGGCAGCTGAAATCGCCGAAGCGGCTGCCTTTCAACTGATTGCCGGTGTGCTCTCGCAGTAA
- a CDS encoding VOC family protein: MPDHERLNYVEFPARDLPATKAFFETVFGWSFTDYGPEYTAFADAGLEGGFFQSDLCSTTDAGGALLVFFSQNLEETLSKVEAAGGKIVKPIFSFPGGRRFQFQEPSGNELAVWSEK; encoded by the coding sequence ATGCCTGACCACGAGCGTCTCAACTACGTCGAATTCCCTGCCCGGGATCTCCCTGCTACCAAAGCCTTCTTCGAAACCGTCTTCGGCTGGTCGTTCACCGACTATGGCCCGGAATACACGGCCTTCGCGGATGCTGGCCTGGAAGGCGGCTTTTTTCAATCCGACCTCTGCTCCACCACCGATGCGGGCGGAGCACTGCTCGTTTTCTTTAGTCAGAATCTGGAGGAGACGCTCAGTAAAGTGGAAGCAGCGGGGGGCAAGATCGTCAAACCAATCTTCTCCTTTCCCGGCGGCAGGCGTTTCCAGTTTCAGGAACCCTCGGGCAATGAACTGGCCGTCTGGTCGGAGAAGTAA
- a CDS encoding right-handed parallel beta-helix repeat-containing protein: MNARVPSRLLALLLLTAPGLFAPAYAHGQDPEWLQEDDYLYRAYFDFSGAAGGYRDVGQGLLFIPLAQDEESLFFADLRGNIFNDSSAEGNFGLAYRKMVNDQWIAGMYGFYDVRRSQYNNIFRQGSFGIELMSIEWDFRVNGYIPNQKQQRVDGLSTAYLSGNNVVVRAGEERAYWGTDLEIGRLLKTFDQMPIDAELRGYVGGYYFDNNAPNFDKMTGPRARVEFRMFDLPFLGNGSRVVLAGQYQHDDVRGSQGEGLLTVRIPLPGNGDSQKLTRFQRRMVNPIQRDIDIVLNQGQAPEECAKLQLNGQSLENITVIDANTANAEAVFNAAGAESVVLFDGSAGTIDTATGFVFNDGQLALAGGTSVNVVGCSSGAVTSFQYGGQPTVRGVNTINDIFTMADNSTMVGLTLTGGRNGIYGNNLSGFTITGNSINGAFEDGVHLDGDTNGTITNNTFTANGVVTGNDGLEIEHMTGGLVSGNTSRANEYGYYFSRVIGGTISNNLAELNVTDGFDFDHFEGGTLTGNTAQYNGEDGFYFDDDVTGGEISNNIARENYNFGFDFYGVDGGTISGNQAIGNDYAGFAFYGKINGGTFTDNIANLNDAGFYFDDNVNGGTFSGNVANENNLNGFWFNDDVENATFTGNSASQNGVNGIKFADTVGVGTLISGNSALNNLDDGFDFEDVNGGTIINNLAQGNQEDGFDFDDPFVSGTFSNNTSIGNAEYGFDFVDPIFGGTLDGNTAQNNGGAGFSIWSFSGANTATFSNNSAIDNALQGYDVQSRTPQNGTGTNTGSGNASDNSF, from the coding sequence ATGAACGCTAGAGTTCCCTCTCGACTTCTAGCCCTGCTGCTCCTGACTGCGCCAGGTCTGTTTGCACCTGCGTACGCACATGGTCAGGATCCGGAATGGCTCCAGGAAGATGATTATCTGTATCGCGCCTATTTTGATTTCTCAGGGGCAGCCGGCGGCTACCGTGATGTTGGACAGGGGCTACTGTTTATTCCACTGGCACAAGACGAGGAAAGTCTGTTTTTCGCGGATCTCCGCGGGAATATCTTCAACGATTCTTCTGCTGAGGGGAATTTCGGCCTGGCCTACCGCAAGATGGTCAACGATCAGTGGATCGCGGGCATGTACGGCTTCTACGATGTCCGTCGCAGTCAGTACAATAACATCTTCCGCCAGGGAAGTTTCGGCATCGAGCTGATGAGCATTGAATGGGACTTCCGGGTAAACGGTTATATCCCCAATCAGAAACAACAGCGCGTGGATGGTCTCTCGACGGCTTATCTGAGTGGGAATAACGTGGTCGTGCGGGCTGGTGAAGAACGGGCCTACTGGGGAACCGATCTGGAAATCGGGCGGCTGCTGAAGACTTTCGATCAGATGCCGATCGATGCAGAACTGAGAGGTTATGTAGGCGGTTACTACTTTGATAATAATGCCCCCAACTTCGATAAAATGACCGGCCCCCGGGCCCGCGTGGAATTCCGGATGTTCGATCTGCCCTTTCTGGGGAATGGTTCGCGTGTGGTACTGGCGGGACAGTATCAGCATGACGATGTCAGAGGTTCGCAGGGGGAAGGGCTGTTGACCGTGCGAATTCCGCTGCCCGGCAATGGAGACAGTCAGAAGCTGACCCGCTTCCAGCGTCGGATGGTTAACCCGATTCAGCGTGACATTGACATCGTGTTAAATCAGGGACAGGCACCAGAGGAATGTGCGAAGCTGCAGCTTAACGGTCAGTCGCTGGAGAATATCACCGTCATCGATGCCAATACCGCGAACGCCGAGGCGGTATTCAATGCGGCTGGTGCGGAGAGCGTGGTTCTGTTTGACGGGAGTGCCGGCACGATTGATACCGCGACCGGTTTTGTCTTCAACGATGGACAGCTGGCACTGGCCGGCGGTACCAGTGTGAATGTGGTAGGTTGTAGCTCGGGAGCCGTCACCAGCTTTCAGTATGGCGGGCAACCAACTGTCAGAGGGGTGAATACGATCAATGATATCTTCACCATGGCGGATAACTCGACAATGGTGGGATTGACATTGACCGGCGGTCGCAACGGGATTTACGGGAATAACCTGAGCGGCTTCACGATTACCGGCAACAGTATCAATGGGGCGTTCGAAGATGGTGTGCACCTGGATGGCGACACGAATGGTACCATCACCAATAACACATTTACTGCCAACGGAGTCGTGACCGGCAACGATGGTCTGGAAATCGAACATATGACCGGTGGTCTCGTATCGGGTAACACGTCGCGGGCGAACGAATATGGATATTATTTCAGCCGGGTCATCGGGGGGACGATCAGCAACAACCTGGCTGAGTTGAACGTGACCGATGGTTTCGATTTCGATCACTTCGAGGGGGGAACGCTCACCGGGAATACCGCTCAGTATAACGGTGAAGACGGGTTCTACTTCGATGACGATGTGACCGGTGGTGAAATCTCAAATAACATCGCTCGGGAAAACTATAACTTTGGTTTTGACTTCTATGGTGTTGACGGCGGGACCATCAGTGGTAACCAGGCGATTGGCAATGATTACGCCGGCTTCGCGTTCTACGGAAAAATCAATGGCGGAACCTTTACCGATAACATTGCGAATCTGAATGACGCCGGTTTCTACTTTGATGATAATGTCAACGGCGGGACATTCAGCGGAAACGTGGCCAACGAGAATAATCTGAACGGTTTCTGGTTTAATGACGATGTTGAGAATGCGACGTTCACCGGAAACAGTGCCAGCCAGAACGGTGTCAACGGGATTAAGTTTGCTGATACCGTTGGTGTGGGAACCCTGATCAGCGGTAACTCTGCTCTCAACAACCTGGATGATGGTTTTGACTTTGAAGATGTGAATGGCGGAACGATTATCAATAACCTGGCCCAGGGGAACCAGGAAGACGGTTTTGACTTTGATGATCCGTTCGTGAGTGGAACCTTCAGCAATAATACCTCGATTGGAAATGCGGAGTATGGGTTTGACTTTGTTGATCCCATCTTCGGTGGCACACTGGACGGCAACACTGCCCAGAATAACGGCGGGGCTGGTTTCTCGATCTGGAGTTTCTCCGGTGCTAACACCGCAACCTTCTCGAATAACTCTGCCATCGACAATGCCCTGCAGGGTTACGATGTGCAATCGAGGACTCCCCAGAACGGTACGGGGACAAACACCGGCTCTGGTAACGCCAGTGATAACAGCTTCTAA
- a CDS encoding AAA family ATPase produces MQAIIFTGIPGAGKSSFYRQKFFATHVRISLDLLKTRARETRFLETCLQIGQQFVVDNTSPSREERAKYIQLARQAGFTITGYYFASRVDPCLQRNAEREPPARVPDVAILSAARRLQRPSLEEGFDQLFYVSLQQGVFQIEEWNDEL; encoded by the coding sequence ATGCAAGCCATCATCTTCACTGGTATTCCAGGCGCCGGAAAAAGCTCTTTTTACCGACAGAAGTTTTTCGCAACCCACGTGCGCATCAGCCTCGATCTCTTGAAGACGCGGGCTCGGGAAACACGTTTCCTGGAAACCTGCCTGCAGATCGGCCAGCAATTCGTGGTCGACAACACGAGCCCGAGCCGCGAAGAACGTGCCAAATACATACAGCTGGCCCGCCAGGCCGGCTTTACCATCACCGGTTATTATTTTGCCTCCCGCGTAGATCCCTGCCTGCAGCGGAATGCAGAACGCGAGCCCCCCGCGCGGGTTCCCGACGTCGCAATCCTGTCTGCAGCCCGACGCTTGCAGCGTCCGTCGCTCGAGGAAGGCTTCGACCAACTGTTTTATGTCAGTCTGCAACAGGGAGTATTCCAGATTGAGGAGTGGAACGATGAACTTTGA
- a CDS encoding DUF2314 domain-containing protein, translating into MRASSLTSLILLTTLSLTVGCDNQPPRSGEMVEREGEPAITYVKSDDPKMVAAIDKARGSFNQFQTAFEKQQPGQDFFSVKLLVEDGEHQEHVWTTPVRIEAGKYYGTLDNEPYQIKKYVVGDEINIPVDQISDWMYVDDGKLVGGYTLRVVRDSLTEEQRKEFDTTIPFKIE; encoded by the coding sequence ATGCGAGCCTCGTCCCTCACCTCCCTGATTCTGCTGACAACCCTCAGCCTGACTGTCGGGTGTGATAACCAGCCACCCCGCTCGGGTGAGATGGTCGAACGCGAAGGCGAACCCGCAATAACCTACGTCAAATCAGATGATCCGAAAATGGTCGCTGCGATCGATAAGGCCCGCGGCAGCTTCAACCAGTTCCAGACGGCATTCGAGAAACAGCAGCCCGGTCAGGACTTCTTCTCAGTAAAGTTACTCGTGGAAGATGGCGAACACCAGGAACATGTCTGGACGACTCCGGTCCGTATCGAAGCCGGCAAATATTACGGCACCCTGGATAACGAGCCTTATCAGATCAAAAAATATGTCGTGGGTGATGAGATCAACATTCCCGTGGATCAGATTTCAGACTGGATGTACGTGGATGATGGTAAACTGGTCGGCGGATATACCTTACGTGTCGTCCGCGACAGTTTGACCGAAGAACAGCGAAAAGAGTTCGATACGACCATCCCCTTCAAAATTGAATAG
- a CDS encoding GNAT family N-acetyltransferase, translating to MSRTVREYQADDLQDLLAAWESATRLAHPFLTDDFLDQERRNIPELYLPNAETWVVEQDQRVIGFIALLGNEVGAIFVDPPHQGTGAGRALMDQARELRGNLEVEVFAANAIGRRFYEQYGFQPLSESVHEPTGKTLLRLQFQTAIT from the coding sequence ATGAGTCGAACTGTTCGCGAATACCAGGCTGACGATCTGCAAGACCTGCTCGCTGCCTGGGAGAGTGCCACGCGTCTGGCACACCCGTTTCTCACCGATGATTTCCTGGATCAGGAACGGCGGAATATCCCCGAGCTCTATCTGCCCAACGCTGAAACCTGGGTCGTTGAACAGGACCAGCGTGTCATCGGTTTTATCGCTTTGCTCGGCAACGAAGTGGGTGCGATCTTCGTCGATCCCCCACACCAGGGCACCGGGGCCGGTCGGGCGTTGATGGATCAGGCCCGGGAGTTACGGGGAAACCTGGAGGTGGAAGTGTTCGCTGCCAATGCAATCGGACGCCGCTTTTATGAACAGTACGGCTTTCAGCCTCTCTCGGAATCCGTCCACGAACCGACGGGAAAAACACTGCTCAGACTACAATTCCAGACCGCGATCACTTAA
- a CDS encoding PcfJ domain-containing protein has protein sequence MPRFFDSVWLVNYTPECEDWREWYLEVGQGQNIRNCRLPVSYSKKMAHFFMQAPQDLTILQALRWGQVLGMGGDPGLGRAIMQSPFPEELSNDQFWTTVIQWLIHHASLYRRQIQSIVEFLRYQRFGVFTIPGDNGVYDEVDAPAPDYSIKGRTPRSLLRDVADWHREQEQKSKIPECTWDASGIREFDFEDENRWMIREILTSDDLVTEGNQMKHCVASYIGNCTGGESSIWSMQIELQQGFKKAITIEVRKDNNLISEVRGKANRLPNPRERNVLRRWAKTAGLKFSRYVNV, from the coding sequence ATGCCTCGTTTTTTCGATTCCGTCTGGCTGGTAAATTACACTCCGGAGTGCGAGGACTGGAGGGAGTGGTATCTCGAAGTCGGACAAGGACAGAATATCCGAAACTGCCGTTTGCCGGTTTCCTATTCGAAAAAAATGGCGCACTTTTTTATGCAGGCGCCGCAGGATCTTACGATCTTACAGGCGCTGCGCTGGGGACAGGTTCTGGGGATGGGCGGAGATCCTGGTCTGGGCCGGGCAATCATGCAGTCCCCTTTTCCCGAAGAATTATCAAATGACCAGTTTTGGACCACGGTCATTCAATGGCTGATTCATCATGCAAGTCTGTATCGCCGACAGATTCAGTCTATCGTTGAATTCTTACGGTATCAGCGTTTTGGAGTCTTCACAATACCTGGTGATAATGGTGTGTATGATGAAGTTGATGCCCCTGCACCTGATTATTCCATTAAGGGACGGACTCCGCGTTCTTTATTGCGGGATGTTGCCGACTGGCACCGTGAACAGGAACAAAAAAGTAAAATTCCCGAATGTACCTGGGATGCTAGCGGAATTCGTGAGTTTGATTTTGAAGATGAAAATCGCTGGATGATCCGCGAGATATTAACCAGCGATGATCTGGTTACAGAAGGGAACCAGATGAAGCATTGTGTCGCGAGTTATATTGGAAATTGTACCGGCGGCGAAAGTTCGATCTGGTCGATGCAGATTGAGCTTCAGCAGGGTTTCAAAAAGGCGATTACCATTGAGGTCCGTAAAGACAACAACCTGATCAGTGAAGTGCGGGGTAAGGCGAATCGATTGCCAAATCCGAGAGAGCGTAACGTCCTGCGTCGCTGGGCAAAGACAGCGGGGCTCAAGTTTTCGCGCTATGTTAATGTCTGA
- a CDS encoding SET domain-containing protein, protein MIHPKTELKFISNEIGYGVVATEFIPAGSITWVLDKLDREFSSNEFQSMDEIYQNILDTYSFRNNKGNLVLCWDNGRYVNHSFNSNCLTTAYDFEIAIRDIHPGEQLTDDYGYLNIPSPFRGIDEGTRRKIVYPNDLIKYYKVWDRKLLKVFHHIPSLEQPLKQLLSDEMWDEIVEISRGNQEMKSILTNYYNGEEDRQPELQEV, encoded by the coding sequence ATGATACACCCCAAAACTGAGCTGAAATTCATCAGCAACGAAATCGGTTATGGCGTTGTTGCCACCGAATTCATCCCCGCCGGCTCTATCACCTGGGTCCTCGACAAGCTCGATCGCGAGTTCAGTTCGAACGAGTTTCAATCGATGGACGAGATCTACCAGAACATCCTGGATACTTACTCGTTCCGCAATAACAAGGGGAATCTGGTCCTCTGCTGGGACAACGGCCGCTACGTCAACCACAGCTTCAACTCCAACTGTCTCACCACCGCTTACGACTTCGAAATCGCGATCCGGGATATCCACCCCGGCGAACAGTTGACTGACGATTACGGCTACCTGAATATCCCCTCTCCCTTCCGGGGCATCGATGAAGGCACCCGCCGCAAAATCGTGTACCCCAACGACCTGATTAAATACTACAAGGTCTGGGACCGCAAACTGCTCAAAGTCTTTCACCACATTCCCAGCCTGGAACAGCCGCTGAAACAGCTGCTCTCAGACGAGATGTGGGATGAAATTGTGGAAATCTCCCGGGGAAACCAGGAGATGAAGTCGATTCTCACGAATTACTATAACGGCGAGGAAGATCGACAACCCGAACTGCAGGAAGTCTGA
- a CDS encoding DUF805 domain-containing protein: MNWYMAVIRKYAEFNGRARRKEYWMFVLMNFLIGILIGIVGAIIGETGGLISVSLSGVYTLFIFLPYWAVTVRRLHDTNKSGWWILINLIPVFGQIIMFIFKVIDSDPNENAYGPNPKLAPEPQ; the protein is encoded by the coding sequence ATGAACTGGTACATGGCTGTCATCCGGAAATATGCTGAATTTAACGGCCGGGCACGTAGAAAAGAATATTGGATGTTCGTATTGATGAACTTCCTGATTGGGATCCTCATCGGAATTGTCGGCGCTATCATTGGAGAAACGGGCGGGCTGATCTCCGTCTCCCTCTCCGGCGTTTACACATTGTTTATCTTCCTGCCCTACTGGGCGGTAACTGTTCGCCGTTTGCACGATACTAATAAAAGTGGCTGGTGGATTCTGATCAATCTGATTCCCGTCTTCGGCCAGATCATCATGTTCATTTTCAAGGTCATCGACAGTGACCCCAACGAGAACGCCTACGGCCCCAATCCTAAGCTGGCCCCCGAGCCGCAGTAA
- a CDS encoding carboxymuconolactone decarboxylase family protein, translating into MPRLTALTNAAATDKARTLLDAVQQKLGMTPNLMRTMAHSPAVLESYLQFSGLLKQGALTDQHREQVSLTVAEANECDYCLAAHSTLGKMAGLSPEQIRDSRAGVDSDPQSAALLKFSRTIVHKRGQVSDQDLQEVRDAGFSDEQVAEIAANVALNIFTNYFNNIAQTEVDFPEVEPLCAGNACSH; encoded by the coding sequence ATGCCACGTTTAACCGCCCTCACCAATGCAGCCGCTACCGACAAAGCCCGCACCTTGCTGGATGCTGTTCAACAGAAACTGGGGATGACTCCCAATCTGATGAGAACCATGGCTCACTCCCCCGCAGTCCTCGAGTCTTATCTGCAGTTCAGCGGACTGTTGAAACAGGGAGCCCTGACAGATCAGCATCGGGAGCAGGTCTCATTGACCGTCGCGGAAGCGAACGAGTGTGACTACTGCCTGGCCGCTCATAGCACCCTGGGGAAGATGGCAGGGCTGAGTCCGGAACAGATCCGGGACAGCCGCGCAGGGGTCGACAGCGATCCGCAGTCGGCTGCCCTGCTCAAGTTCTCCCGGACAATCGTCCACAAACGGGGTCAGGTTTCTGACCAGGATCTGCAGGAAGTACGTGACGCCGGTTTCAGCGACGAACAGGTCGCGGAGATCGCCGCCAATGTGGCCCTCAACATCTTTACGAACTACTTCAACAACATCGCCCAGACCGAAGTCGATTTCCCGGAAGTCGAACCGCTCTGTGCGGGCAACGCCTGCAGTCACTGA
- a CDS encoding 50S ribosome-binding protein YggL, which yields MRKRLRKKKHLGEFKEWCVTMEVHLDPGVDYQAFLDAWIERAIEGNQCQFGGGGKSPLLEGIIQLGLASHGLQERLTEIRDWLEQHSAVQDYRFGPLVDCWYDSGDAN from the coding sequence ATGCGAAAACGACTCCGTAAAAAGAAACATCTGGGGGAATTCAAGGAGTGGTGCGTCACGATGGAAGTCCACCTCGATCCGGGAGTCGATTATCAAGCATTTCTCGATGCCTGGATTGAAAGAGCCATTGAAGGCAATCAGTGCCAGTTTGGTGGGGGCGGCAAGTCTCCGCTCCTGGAAGGCATCATTCAGCTTGGTCTGGCAAGTCACGGTCTGCAGGAACGCCTGACTGAAATACGCGACTGGCTGGAGCAGCACTCTGCTGTGCAGGATTATCGATTCGGCCCTCTGGTCGACTGCTGGTATGATTCTGGCGACGCAAACTGA
- a CDS encoding tRNA(His) guanylyltransferase Thg1 family protein, with protein sequence MNFDELDQKMRVYETAADTCVLPDMYMVARLDGRGFTRLTKEVCAFERPFEAQFRDMMVRTTKALMNCGFRIIYAFTESDEISLLFDCEERLFGRKLRKLNSLLAGEASAQFSLQLGQVATFDCRISQLPNRGRVIDYFRWRSADAARNALNAHCYWCLRKEGRDARQATQQLSGLTFGQKNELLFQRGINFNDLPAWQKQGIAVYWEEFDKPAVNPLTGEAVVALRRRMTINDQLPRKAEYTEFLTQLLDAS encoded by the coding sequence ATGAACTTTGATGAACTGGATCAGAAGATGCGGGTCTATGAAACCGCTGCGGACACCTGCGTTCTGCCCGATATGTATATGGTCGCCCGGCTGGATGGTCGTGGATTTACCCGGCTCACGAAAGAAGTCTGCGCGTTCGAACGCCCCTTTGAAGCGCAGTTCCGGGACATGATGGTCCGAACCACCAAAGCCTTAATGAACTGCGGATTCCGTATCATCTATGCTTTTACAGAAAGCGACGAAATCTCCCTGCTCTTTGATTGTGAAGAGCGTCTGTTCGGGCGAAAGCTCCGCAAATTGAACTCCCTGCTGGCCGGGGAAGCCAGCGCCCAGTTCTCGCTGCAACTGGGACAGGTCGCCACGTTTGACTGCCGGATTTCACAGCTTCCCAACCGGGGCCGGGTGATCGACTATTTTCGCTGGCGCAGTGCCGATGCGGCTCGCAATGCCTTGAACGCACACTGTTACTGGTGTCTCCGCAAAGAGGGACGCGACGCCCGACAGGCCACCCAGCAGCTATCCGGCCTGACCTTCGGCCAGAAAAACGAACTCCTGTTCCAGCGGGGCATCAACTTCAACGATCTGCCCGCCTGGCAGAAACAGGGAATCGCGGTCTACTGGGAAGAGTTTGACAAACCGGCCGTCAATCCCCTCACCGGGGAAGCGGTTGTCGCCCTCCGACGGCGAATGACCATCAACGATCAGCTGCCCCGTAAAGCAGAGTACACTGAGTTTCTGACGCAACTGCTCGACGCTTCCTGA